In Plasmodium vivax chromosome 10, whole genome shotgun sequence, the sequence GGATGGGTACCTCCctatatgtgtgcatattaACACAGGGGTGAAAAACGCAGTTCGCATATCCGCTACACCTTATGGGTGTATGACCCGTCCtagccttttcccccccggggttgacataaaaaatgcaacagtttttttcctgttgGTGAAACAAGATAGCATGCTGGTTCCATTCAGTTGTACATTAATCCCTGTACACTCCCGCATTGCGGAAATTACCTTTTGTGTAAACGCGCCTTAAAGGTAGCGCCATGTTTTGTAATTCCATTTGTCTGTGTTGCAACGAGGGgacttttttccttttggagtaattcaaaaaaaaaggatttttttttttttttttttttttgtgtatcaCTAttgttaacaatttttttaactttcttTAAACATGGGCATTTTAATCCGTAACGGATTGCCAACAGTTAATTTATGCCTTTAAAAATTCAGCCGCACTGTGCGAACGTAAAGACATACATATGGGCGGATGTATTATGTACTTACGTACATGGGGTGAAGATTTCCTTCTGATCCCCCTTCAGCCTGATGGTGGGCGTAATTCCCATCATCCTCCGGTTGTTGCCCTGCAGGCGCGAGGTAAAACGCACAATTTTGTCTTTTCTTTCATACTTCTCCCTTTGTGTGccttttggctttttttcctttcccctccGTGCCTTCCCACGAATTGTAACCTCCTCATTATTCGTACGgctcgccccttttttcgtgCTACACAAATCAGTTTCTTTCTTTTATCTGACTAAGTACCCCCCAGAGGTGCTGCTATCCCGTCTGCGCTAGTTATACGCCtacgaatttttaaaaccattttgtgtacatggaaacaacaaaaaaaaaaagaaaaaccatCCAACCTTTAactattcattttttatgataagAAATGCAAATGATCTGATTAGCACATGTACCAAAAGagtaaacaaaattgaagttACAGCTGGATACGCCTTAGCATCGCTGtaattgtgtttttttttttttgtttttttttttaatttgcgtACCACTATTATCCGCAGCGTACGCGTACATAAATACcgtactccttttttttttattttttccttttttgtgacgGGTTTTTCCTCATATTTATGTGGACGTTCGGCCTGTTCAAAATTTATCACCAAAAAATGTCACCCTTTCTTTAATTCTTCCTCGCGATTATGCATCATGGCCCCCTATTGTTGTTACgctttctcttcattttgcttccacttttgtacaaaatgatgaaagaaaaaggaggaaaaataccCCCTAGCATTTCAATGTTGAAATGAATAACACACtgtactttatttttttattttttttttttttgttttttcaacCCCTATTTTGTTTAACTCCTTGACGATCAAATGGAAACGCAATCTGAGTACCTTTTAATTGTCAATTGATAAATGGATAAGTACCCGATTACCATTGTTCAGAAGCTGCGCTTCGgtagttttccttttttttttgcaatccTCGAGAATATTTTCTACTTAATTTTATCACCCTCTGCTTTTGTTTTCGTTACATCCCCTTCCGCTTACATTTTCAAAACTTGGTGAAAACATAAACGGCCTTCCGCCCCCGAGGAAAAATGACAATTGTTAATGTGACGGTAAAATGGAAGAGTCACGTGTACAGCGATCTACAGCTCGACACGTCTCAGACGATCTTGGCATTCAAGGAGATGCTGTGGTAAtgaggaagtgaaaaaaaaaagaagtgtgCGTATGTGTAAACTTACTGGTGATACAGTTTACACGTGCGGAGCGGACACTACATGACGAAACAGTGTAACTCTACCGAAATGGCACCCATATGTGCATAGTTCAAAAGGATGAAATGATCTAAATGGAATGcgtctttccttttttgtgcccccttactgcatatgcgcatatttatgtagacatgtgaaaaaatggacgCACCCGAAATTATGTTTACATTTATCGCCCCCTTCCTCCTGAGTGATCCCTTTcgtgtgtgtgcacacaCCTGTGCAACATTTTGGGGTTACGTCTTGAGGGGAACTGCATACATGCATGGTGCgatttccccatttgattCACACAAAGGGGTGCACTTCGCACTGTTGCTAATATGCCTTGTTCGCATTTTCGTTTAGTATATGCTCCCTCTGATTGACGTTCATTCACCCTTTAaatgcccattttttcttttcccctcacCAGGACCCTCACGAACGTCCCGCccgaaaaacaaaaactgaTGTATAAAGGCCTCATCAAAGATGACACAGATCTATCCTCGCTAAACATAAAACATAATGACAAAATTATGCTAGTCGGTTCAGCAGAGAGTTTAATAGAGAGTCCCCCCCCTGTAGTGTTTGTGGAGGATCTCTCCAAAGAAGATAAAGAGAGATTACACGCAAAAGAAAACATCCTTTTTGAAGACCAGGGAATTGTGAATTTAGGAAACACCTGCTACTTCAACGCAgtgttgcaatttttaacCTCCTTTGACGATTTAGGGGCTTTCCTTTGCAGCAtaggaagaaaggaaaaacatttATTGAAATCTACGAATGATATTTTATTCGATTCGTATATTCACTTTTCCCAAACCTTTGGAAAGTCTCCTGAGCCGTATGTCCCTCTGGAATTGTTAAAATCCTTTAGGGATGTATTCCCCAAATTTAGAACTGTCAATTTAAGGACGAAACAGTTTGCCCAGCAGGATGCAGAAGAATGTATGAATGCCATTCTCACCTCATTGAATGACCAGACGGATTGTAAAATTAGCGATAAGTTGTTTTCGTTCAAGGTGATCAGCAAGGTTAGGTGCATAGAGGACGACGCGTCTGGGGGAGGGAAACCAACTAAGGAGAAACCCTCATCGGATAACGCACCAAGTGAAAACCCACCCAGTGAAACCGCCAACGAAATCGAAACGACAGAAGAGTTTCACAATAAACTGATTTGCTACATGGGAACGCACACCACCCCTGTGAACCACATGCACGAAGGAATACGACTATCCCTGATTGAGAAAATTCAAAAGCAACGATCTGAGGATAGTAAGGAAGATGCcctgtttgaaaaaaaatctgaaaTGAACTCCCTCCCTCCATATCTAATTGTTCACTTTTTACGTTTCGAATCGAAGAAGATCTCCGAAACGAATAACGCCATTTCTGTCGTTACGGCCAAGATATGCCGGAAGGTGAGTTTTCCAGAGACGTTTGACATTTACGATTTCTGCTCAGATGAATTGAAGACTCAATTGAAGGTAGCTCGAAATATTgtgatgaagaggaaggaagcGGACTTGAACGCTCGCGGGGGTGCCGAAGCTGTTGGAGGAAGCACTGCTGCAAGTGCACAGAAAAACGAGGGCGTGAACGATACTAGCGTTAACGAAAGCACCAACGAGAGCTCCAACGATAACACTAACGGTGTGACGAGCGATGAGGCAACGGCTGTGGAGGGAACGGCCGCCGAGGCAACCGCAGCCGAGGCAACAGCTACGGAGGAAGCGCATGGTGAGGGTAGCAGCCCGACGGAGGACTTGACGGAAATCCCCATGGGGGAATATGAACTCATTTCAATAATCACACACAAGGGGAGAAACGAAGAAAGTGGTCACTACATTGcctggaaaaaaatgaggagctCCATAGGCGCAGATAGCAATACGTACAAGGAACAGCTAGCcagtaagaaaaaaaaaggaaacgatTCCATGTGGTATAAGATGGATGATGATAAGGTAAGCACGcataaattttcttcccttgATTTATGTGGAGGGTGCAGTGACTTTAACATAGCTATATTGCTACTGTATAAGCGAAAGACCCTGTTGTGCACACAGGAGGAGTTGGATTCTCATGGGAAATGAGCGGAGtatttttgtgtgtataaatatgtgtgtatatgaTGTGCGGCCAAGGTGTATCCTGCGGCTGGTCCATCACCGCGTCCCGTAGTGCCTGCATTTGCTTTCCTACCCGTGTAACCTTTGCCATTGCAAAACTGTACCAAACAGTGTGCCCCACCCACCCCTATTATCCTTTTGTATTTACGTGCGCATATGCCTAAACTCCATGCGTGTTAGTATTCCATTGCCACGCTTCTTTCCTATACTGGCGTGTTCATTCCGAGGACACACAGTTTTAACCTTTTACACGATGTGCAAACCGTTTTGAAGATTCCTACGCGAAAGTGTAAAGTGTTTTGTgagaagaggaaagaaaagtgTTAAACGTATTCTCTCTCcttaggttttttttttttcttttttttttttttttttttttttttatgccgtttttaattttatgaataatagCTATACTACCATTTTGCCGCGCTGTTATGTTTGCACCTGGAGATACCTCACCAAATGCGCGTATGCCCTTTCCTCAGTGATGGGCGCAAAGTCGCGGACATGCACCTTCTCATGGGCAGCAGTGCTGCATGAAAGTGTCCACCCACACGGATGGTCCCCACGAAATACACCAGTAGCCATGCGCGTGTACACTCGCAAcggttatattttttgtgcgactttgaaaaagttaaataCGGCGggaaagcgcaaaaaaaaagttgcaaaacTGCAAAGGCGCGAAGTGGATGCGACAGAATTAAATCCGCATACAATTCAGAGACCGCTCCTTTGCAAgtgcgccaaaaaaaaaaaaaaaaacatcatttTATTCGAATGTggcatacacatattttgcccctctccttttctgcttttgTAACCGTTCCGTCGTCATAAAAGTAGGGTGAACCATTGTGTACATAAATGTTAAACAGTTTGGCGCGCGCTTTGTTGAAATGTATTGCAAAACACAACAGTTCGTTTTGCATCCCGTGGTGCGTCTGTGCGGTTGGGGGAGTAAAACAGGTGGCCAAGTGGCGACAGAATGGTGACAAATAGTAGCGACAAAGTGGTAACGCAGTAGCGACAACGTGGCGACGGCGTAGGGGCAAAACATAACCAAAACGGTCGCAGCGAAGCAGGTGGCAGTATGCGCGCGCCGTGTCATGTGCGCAAATGCGCGTACATAGGAGGACGCCGAAAGAGGCAACGCCCCGTCGCCGCGGTGCGTAGAAAAATGCCATCCCgcaaatgacaaaaaaaacgtatgttaaaataaaaaaaaaaaaaaatcgtaaaaaAGTAACACTTCAACgcaaaaacaacaaaaaaatgaaaactcTCTAAACTACATGGCAGCTCTTATCAAAATGAATGGCACACAAAATCGCTGTAGCAGATATCATCTCACGTGTACAAGTGAATCCTATGCATATGACAAATAACCTGCTGTGCGTACGTTACGCATTTgtattgtatatatgcatattgtACGAATGTAGTAGTACTCGTTTTTATGTACCACATTTTGCCCTCTTGCGAAAATAGCGAAGAGAAGGcccaaaattttgaattgccttcaaaaaaaaaaaacaaaaaaaaaacaatagtAATAGTAACAGCTAAAGCGAAAGCGAAAGCAACAATAGCAGCGAGAGTAACAGTAGCGCATCTCCCTCCTTAACATAATTAAATGGTTTGCATATCTTGTTTGTAAAGAAAACGTTTCATCATCTGCCATTCGGTTAGTACGCAActttcacccctttttgtcAGTTTCATTCCATTTGTTATCCCCccttcgatttttttttttttttttttttttttttttgcacacttaaatattataaaacgtGTAGAATATGTCAATACCTAGAAGAATAACGAAAGAAACACAGAACTTAGCAAATGAACCACGTAATTAAAAGATACCAACTACTGTTCACCACTCGTTGGTGGCACATTTTACATGGACCCCCATGTGTATAGATAAATGCACATGAAGCGTGCAACacttcctctcccttttttatgattgaatacaatttttccattttttccccccctttttaaccgCTTTTCCTACACGTGTGCAGCACCCGGCATAGTTGCAGCTCCGGTGCCAGAGAACTACAGACACTttgacattttaataaacgGGCCCGATGGAACGCCATACGAAGGTATGCAAACGGGTTATTTCGTAAAAATGAACTTCAACCGGTTGACCCATTCgcgcgtgtgtgtgtctACATAACGATGCAGCGGATGCCACTTGTTTACGTCTACATAAATATGCGGCACACACGTGCCAGTGCAATAAGCCTAGCTTGTGTTGCACCTATGTGAGCGGTTGCACCTGCGTGTGCGGTTGCGCGTACCACCTGTACATCCACACACCCCTCTCCACGATGACACATTCGCGATAGGTGGAACTTACAAGTTAGAACTCTTCCTGCCCGAGCAATACCCGATGGAGCCCCCCAAAGTGCGGTTCTTGACAAAAATATACCACCCGAATATCGTAAGTGCGAGAAGTGAAACAGAGCGGCAAAAAGGATAGTACCGTTTTGTGCACGTTCAATTGTGTAAATGaaaccgtttttttttttttttttttttatatttctttcccATCACTGCTCCGAATGAGACAATATTGCGTGCACTACGCTGTGTAAGTTTGTATGCCTCTTATAACATGTGTACCTCCCCTGACAGGATAAACTGGGTCGAATATGCCTCGACATACTAAAAGATAAGTGGAGCCCCGCACTGCAAATACGAACAGTACTGCTGAGCATCCAGGCACTGTTGTCATCCCCCGAGCCAGATGATCCGTTAGACTCAAAGGTAGCCGATCATTTTAAACAGGACAAAAGTGACGCAGAAAATGTGGCAAGAGAGTGGAACAAAATGTACGCAAATCATACGTCTTTGTAACtgcggaggagaaaaaaaaaaaaaaaaaaaaaaaaaacgacttATCAAcagttcattttgtttttaatttcccccccacgtaCAACGCGGTACACATTTGCTCGCGTGTGTAGCAACGCACATCTGTGTAGctacgtatatatgtgtataatatGTATGAATATATAGAAACCCTTTACTTTCCCCCTATCCCTTCAACACCCCATACGTTAACTTAAAATCTTTCCTTTTGCCTTCTATCCCCCACCCCCCCTTTATGTACACTACGAACTTTGaaaactttaatttttttttaattcctaaTGTGCTTAAAAATGAGAGGGGGATATTACCCCTTTTAGGAGGCGACTCTCGTTTCGCATTTTGCGCGAATCTCTTCCTCGTGATTGTtacccccccaaatggctCGAATGCAACGTACCAGGGACATGACAATTTGGGGGTGCTGCTCCTAGGGGGGAGCACTCCCTCAGAGCAGTTCATCCCATGTAAAATTAGAACagccttttaaaaatgacaggaaaaggaaggaagcaGTTGAAAgggtgacaaaaaaaattgacaaactGCGCCCTCTTTCCCGCCCCTCTCCAGTGCAATCGCGAAACAGTTATGCGTAACGGGATTGATTACCAGTTGGAGGAAAAATTTCGCGTAACCTTCTAACCGCTCAGGCAGAACTTGAACGTTTAATTCGTATCATCCCATCAGTTTGTGGAAATACATTCCCCTTAAAGGAAATTCCTCTCTCCATCCAtcatgtaaataaaaataatctaGAGAAAGCACGCACCTGCGGAAAGCACATTCGTACGTATGCCTACACGTATGCACGCTtgtgcatacacatatgtacatctCCCCTCGTAACGCGGTCAAGCAAGACAAGCTGTGCCTTTTGAACTTCCCTTCTTCgcgaattaattttttttttttaagacatTCCTTTTTGCGAATTCAAAAAgggtcattttttatttcctttcgCGTGGCTTCCACTGGTAACTCCGACTGGTGACTTCCATTGTGCGGCTTCCACTGGTAACTTCCATTGCATCGCCCTTCTTCGACCTCTTTCTCGTTTTCTCGTTTTctcgttttttcattttctcgctttttcgctttttttcttcttctttttcttcttttttttttttttttcccgcaagCTGGCACAAACTGTGACGAAcgcaaaatatattttcatacacATCGAACGTGCTTCGACATTCGCAACGACAAATGTACAAGCGCACAGCGTGTAAAATGCGATATACGTTGTGTTAATTTCTGGCGATCGTCACAattctccattttgcgtacactggtttattttattgctgcaatttcccccccatttgctaAGCATTAGAAAAACGTGTTGAATGTACATTTAAATGCGCTTACACATGTGAACATATCACCTTTGGGTGACtagaaaaatgttaatttttttcttccccccttttgcttcctcGTGACTTACGCATGTACAAGTCACTTTTGCGTAAAGAGCTAAGCGCAGTCAGGAGGAATCACCTTCGGGAGAAAAGCATCCTGTGGGAGTCACGAGGAATCACCTTCGAGGGAAAAGCATCCTGTGGCGCCACTCAGCAGAAACTGGCCCCCACGCGAATGCAcacataattatttattttccactCGCTACCCACGTGCGCACCCCCCCTGGGATATTACCCCCACCCACAAACTCGCCTTCCCCACTGAATAACCCCCCCCTTCTGGCGCACCATGGATCAAATGAGCCTAGAAAACAACAGCACGCCGATGGCAAGGTCGGACTACCGAACGATGAACTCTGAGCTGAACTACACGCTGATGGACTCGTCCATAAACCACTCGTCAATTCTGGACAGCTCGATGCGAATTGAAAAAGACAACAAGGAGAGAAGATTGCAAAAGTTGAATGAAAATATCATAAGCGAATACGAATCTGGTAGGCAAAGTGTAGTTTTCACACAGCAGAAGTATAAGCAGCTGCTGGATgggttcctcctcttcgttcAGACGAACAAATACATCCACCAGAAAATCACAGAATTGAGAGCAGAAGCAACAGACGAATATAACagaatgcaaaataaaaacatccCAAATATAATCATCCACCAACGGTTGATTTGCAACATCAATAACTTTCAAACGGGAAATGAAGAATTTGAATTACTGGCCAGGTGTTTAATAAAGGAACCCTATTTGGCTCTTCCAGCGTACCAGGCAGCTATCAAAGAGTTGTGGAAGTCGCAGGATAGCAAAATAGATATCGATGCACCTAAAATTGGAATTTGCGGATGGCTAGGTAGACACCATGTGACGCCAAGAGGATTGCAAAGCTCGATGATTAACAAGTTAGTGGCAGTTGAAGGAGTGGTAAACAAATGTTCCACTGTCCAACCGAAACTAGTCCAGTCAGTGTACATAGGAGAAGCAGTACATGACATCAATGCAGATATTCGCAGCGATGAAAAAACGGTCCATTTGAGACCCCATTATGATATTACCGATTTTGATAAAACAGCGAAAGATTCGGGAAGACCACCTGTTTCAGATCCTGAAGGGAAAATTATGCATAGACACGAAATAGGATTatgcaaatataaaaatcacCAAAAATTTGTCATTCAAGAAACTCCGGAAGATGCTCCAACAGGACAGATGCCCAGATGGGTGGAAGTAATCGTGGAAGACGATTTATGTGATATTGTCAAGTGTGGAGATAGGGTCAGAGTTTGGGGAGTCTATCGAGCTAGCTGTGGACAAGCCAACAGCACCAACAGTGGGTTAGGAAGATCCTTTCTAATTGCAAACAATGTGCTGgtcaaaaataaagaaacgTATGATACCAATTTGTTCATATCAGAAgcggacaaaaaaaatttccacgCGTTTGCAAAGAAGGAGAATACTATTGATGTGTTGGGCTACTCCTTCGCCCCATCCATATGTGGTCAAGacattgtaaaaaaaggaattgtgTTAATGTTAGCAGGTGGGACAGAGCGCGCATTGCCATCTCATCACATCAGAGGGGATATACACATTATGCTGGTTGGAGACCCAAGTTGTGGCAAATCGCAGCTGTTACGCTACGTCATGAGTATCATGCCAGGAACAGTTTCAGCCACAGGGCGCGGATCATCAGGTGTTGGACTAACAGCTGCTATCGTCACAGATCAAGACACAGGCGAGAGAGTGGTCGAAGGAGGTGCCATGGTCATGGGAGACAGAAGAGTCGTATGCATTGACGAATTTGATAAAATGCAACACACAGATAGGGTAGCAATTCACGAAGTTATGGAGCAACAAACTGTGACCGTTGCGAAGGCAGGTATTCATACCACACTGAACGCAAGGTGCACCGTATTAGCAGCTGCCAATCCGCTGTACGGATGCTGGAATGATACACTCGATATGGGTCAGCAGCTGCAATTTGAGCCATCCCTACTGTCCCGTTTTGACCTCATCTTTCTAGTAAGAGACAGTGCAACTGAGAAAGACGATGAGCGAATTGCCGATTCGGTTCTTCGCAATGTCacagaaaaggcaaaaccaATGATGAGCGaaaatagaaataattataaaaattttgtcatTCAAGCGGATAGCTACGATATTAACCCTAAGGCACAACACATTAGCGTCTACAACGAGAGGGAAGTAAACAAAAACAGTGAAAACCCtcaagaaaatgaagagtaCGAAACGCCTATCTTTGCCAACAGAGATGAAATGATCTATTATGATAAGAACGGAATTGAACATGAAATTTTAACtgtcccattttttaaaaaatatttgcattatgtgaaaaatattttctaccACGAAAAGCAGAGAACTGACGGATGGAAACCATACCCAGAGGTCAGTGACGAAGCATGTGAAGTGATCACCGAGTTGTATGCAGATTTGAGAGAAAAGGCAGCCAAGTATTCACATAACAAAATCATCCAGGGGGTTACTCCCAGAACGTTGGAAGCTATCATTCGAATCGCTTCATCACATGCTAAACTGAAACTGAACAGATACGTCACAAGTGTGGATGTCAATTATGCTAAGAAGCTTCTAATGTACACCCTCTTTGGGGAGGAAATTATCGACctcgaggaggaagagcaggACGATGCcgatgaggaagaggaagaagcatttGGAGAGCAGGGCGATGCTTATGATGAtgacgaggaggacgaaCAGGAagacgacgacgatgatgatgacgatgaggaAGTTAGTAAACTTTTCAAGAAGGGCAACAAATCGactaagaaaaaaacaacaaagaAGAGAAAGGGACAAAAGAATGAAACcgcaaataaaaagaaaaagagaaaaggtGCTGCCCAAGATAACGACGGAGAAACGTTTATGATAGACGATGCGCAGAAGCCGAGCGATAAGTCATCACCCCTGGACGTTAAAGAAGTGGAGCGCCTCATCGTGGAAAACGTCACTTTGAACGACCCCGGAGATGGCCTACGGGACGAGGAGCTCTTGGACTTGGTACGCGAACTAGCGGCGCATTTTAGCGGCGATGTGCGCAGTTATGCACACACGTATGGGCACAGTTATGTATAAACTCATGCACACACTTATGCACACTTACCGCTGCCCCCTTCGCAGATCATCCTTGGGAACAAGCACAAAATGCCCCAACTGGCAAAGCTGGACATCGGCACACTGCGCAAAATTATCAACTCGCTGAACGAAATGGACGGGGCGCCAATTTACTACGTGAAGAAGGACAAAATTGTGTACAAGTGTTGAGCCCCCCCCACtttacttcattttgcgagtttctccctttttttggaagcGTCATTATGGCAGCCCCTGGCACTTTGCACATCACATTTCTcgcttcacctttttcgct encodes:
- a CDS encoding DNA replication licensing factor MCM3, putative (encoded by transcript PVX_079890A) — its product is MDQMSLENNSTPMARSDYRTMNSELNYTLMDSSINHSSILDSSMRIEKDNKERRLQKLNENIISEYESGRQSVVFTQQKYKQLLDGFLLFVQTNKYIHQKITELRAEATDEYNRMQNKNIPNIIIHQRLICNINNFQTGNEEFELLARCLIKEPYLALPAYQAAIKELWKSQDSKIDIDAPKIGICGWLGRHHVTPRGLQSSMINKLVAVEGVVNKCSTVQPKLVQSVYIGEAVHDINADIRSDEKTVHLRPHYDITDFDKTAKDSGRPPVSDPEGKIMHRHEIGLCKYKNHQKFVIQETPEDAPTGQMPRWVEVIVEDDLCDIVKCGDRVRVWGVYRASCGQANSTNSGLGRSFLIANNVLVKNKETYDTNLFISEADKKNFHAFAKKENTIDVLGYSFAPSICGQDIVKKGIVLMLAGGTERALPSHHIRGDIHIMLVGDPSCGKSQLLRYVMSIMPGTVSATGRGSSGVGLTAAIVTDQDTGERVVEGGAMVMGDRRVVCIDEFDKMQHTDRVAIHEVMEQQTVTVAKAGIHTTLNARCTVLAAANPLYGCWNDTLDMGQQLQFEPSLLSRFDLIFLVRDSATEKDDERIADSVLRNVTEKAKPMMSENRNNYKNFVIQADSYDINPKAQHISVYNEREVNKNSENPQENEEYETPIFANRDEMIYYDKNGIEHEILTVPFFKKYLHYVKNIFYHEKQRTDGWKPYPEVSDEACEVITELYADLREKAAKYSHNKIIQGVTPRTLEAIIRIASSHAKLKLNRYVTSVDVNYAKKLLMYTLFGEEIIDLEEEEQDDADEEEEEAFGEQGDAYDDDEEDEQEDDDDDDDDEEVSKLFKKGNKSTKKKTTKKRKGQKNETANKKKKRKGAAQDNDGETFMIDDAQKPSDKSSPLDVKEVERLIVENVTLNDPGDGLRDEELLDLIILGNKHKMPQLAKLDIGTLRKIINSLNEMDGAPIYYVKKDKIVYKC
- a CDS encoding ubiquitin carboxyl-terminal hydrolase, putative (encoded by transcript PVX_079880A); translated protein: MTIVNVTVKWKSHVYSDLQLDTSQTILAFKEMLWTLTNVPPEKQKLMYKGLIKDDTDLSSLNIKHNDKIMLVGSAESLIESPPPVVFVEDLSKEDKERLHAKENILFEDQGIVNLGNTCYFNAVLQFLTSFDDLGAFLCSIGRKEKHLLKSTNDILFDSYIHFSQTFGKSPEPYVPLELLKSFRDVFPKFRTVNLRTKQFAQQDAEECMNAILTSLNDQTDCKISDKLFSFKVISKVRCIEDDASGGGKPTKEKPSSDNAPSENPPSETANEIETTEEFHNKLICYMGTHTTPVNHMHEGIRLSLIEKIQKQRSEDSKEDALFEKKSEMNSLPPYLIVHFLRFESKKISETNNAISVVTAKICRKVSFPETFDIYDFCSDELKTQLKVARNIVMKRKEADLNARGGAEAVGGSTAASAQKNEGVNDTSVNESTNESSNDNTNGVTSDEATAVEGTAAEATAAEATATEEAHGEGSSPTEDLTEIPMGEYELISIITHKGRNEESGHYIAWKKMRSSIGADSNTYKEQLASKKKKGNDSMWYKMDDDKVSTHKFSSLDLCGGCSDFNIAILLLYKRKTLLCTQEELDSHGK
- a CDS encoding ubiquitin-conjugating enzyme E2, putative (encoded by transcript PVX_079885A) gives rise to the protein MSIPRRITKETQNLANEPPPGIVAAPVPENYRHFDILINGPDGTPYEGGTYKLELFLPEQYPMEPPKVRFLTKIYHPNIDKLGRICLDILKDKWSPALQIRTVLLSIQALLSSPEPDDPLDSKVADHFKQDKSDAENVAREWNKMYANHTSL